GTAAAACTAATATGGATATCTACGGCTTTCAAGGGCCCCTAAAAATCGTCCTGGAGCTCTTATGTCTTTATTCTCACAGATATTCTGTTACTATGACGAAAATATCTGCAAAATCATATGCCTTTACTGCTTACTGATTTCCGTTTGGATTTTCCGTTGATTAGTAGATTTTTGTTGGCTGATATTTGTTTCCAACTGGATTATTATCATTAATCTCCACTACTTCACGTTACGTAAAATTATTCAACTCTTTACCTGCAATTAGTCATGTATCGATATTTGCAAATGACAATTTGATACATTTTCATAAACAACATGATAGAATCACAAAAAGAATATCAATCAAACTATAGCTTctttaaaagtatttttttagAAGCACTTTATTaaaatcaaattgaaatttttaataaaaatgcaagtgttTTGTTCAATCTATAAGCACttccagctttttttttttttttttggccaaacaAGATGATGAGTTTTTGGTGATCTGAATCTGAAAGTGCAATTAgtgggaagaggatcctctcccgacctcaggatggggatcctcctgaccagccTATCTGGActgttcaaatttaatccaacaattgcaattattataatttttagagaatCTTCCTGTTTGGAACTGTTGAATTAAATATGAACGGTCCAGATAGGCTGAAACTGTTGAATTAaatatgaacggttcagatAGGCTGGTCAGGAGAATTCTCATCCTGAGCTCTGGAGAGAATCCTCTTCCCAGTTAGTGCAATCATCGGGTAATAGGATAAGTCAAACTCGAGACTTTTTCTAGTGAGTTAGACATCActttaggaagaaaaagaacgCATGCTGCTTTAGTGTGGGCCCTTCACGCCAACTGCCTCGTGTATTTCGTGACTTACATTCTCACGGTGGAGTTTTCGGATCCGAATCATTCGTTGGGTTCTCTTTACAGTATTCTGCATATTCATGAATTATATTCATTTATCGTACATTGTacgattataaattattttaaatatttttatttaaaattaaatacaaacagtactTGTACGGTTAGaaattgatttattattattataataataattCTCATTTTATTACTCTCAAGTATTGGGAATTCGCACTTTGTTActcttaatttttcttgtctCGTTTTTATACctaaattttgattttctaaTACTTTAATACTTCCGTTGAGTTTTTCGTCAAATTTTTGGTTCAGTGATAACGTGTCGTAACTTTGATCCACCATATTTTGCTACGTGGATGAGAAATTCTCTTGTAAATTCAAGTCATCGTGTCTGGTGCTAATTCTTGGCACAAAAGAAACAAGTTTTCTATCAGATTAAAGGAGTCAAAGTCTCTCTTATATAAGGTGTTACAAGATGGGGGTATAATAATGTGATAAGAATATcgttattatttaaatattgttcaataataataaaatattatttattgtGACGTTTCACGTCATTAATATAAACTCATACAAAAAACGATTTACAcatcattttatattactaGTTCAGGAGCTTATGAAAGCGGTGAACCTATTTCATCTAAATCTTTCTCGCAGCTAGAAGTGCTTTGTGAAAAAATGATAATTGATATATAGTATATGGGGCTTTCCTATAGCAAAGAGGTTAACTAATTCAAATAATggctttttatatatataaaatttaaaaacttcaCTTTAAAAGCAAGCACCATGCATAAGtatggaattaaaaaaaaaattgcatttgtGATAACGAAATTAACTAGAAGACCATAAACTGGTATCTTGTGGATAATTTATGTAAATGCTCCCAACCCATTATGTGGGTCTCTTCATATTTGTGGCATAGTTTTATACAATATATGTAacgatatatttacattaaagAGGTGAGAGAAATATCTTTTAATGTCATTCAACTTCATATCCCCATTGACACttagtctagtgatatttatcttcacttgtaagtgagaggttttaggttcgatttttgCCAAATGCAAACTTGAACCAcaatattgctaacccattgtgaggctaaatgACACAACCCGATCCTATAATCAatgcgtgctggccgtcacgtgagtgtgacgtaaccaaaagtgcgactcGGAAGTaaaagataagagaaatacgaataaacaaaaaccaaatactagcaataatatccaactagcatgctagagtgagtttaagtgtgcagtacataatttcagagcataaatactaggtgcagtcaagtaggaccataactaagttacaacacccgcaggtgagccCTACATTAATGTAGTCTGTTAGTACgtcgtgggaatcctcgtgggccaccaacgctgctatctagaacctggaggggcgcaaaacaaaattgagtgggtcagtaaaaccaaagttttccaaaacatttcatttaaaacatttctaacccctcactgtaaaacttgtataccttcccagaaaataacataatagcataatatttGTTCATATCTCTCAAAACATCAATATTTATCAAAATCCAGCaagtatgccatgctataaATGTCAATGACagaatatgaatgcatcaatataacaggtgacataatgaatcaaccggagaccctgcagttggtcttgtacggttaattctatagctcaatatccaacccagccggagtcaccacggtgacctgtatggcgctactctgcacataagtcggaactacctaaagtagtctatacgacaagaatggtgaaaTAAtgcgctctagtgcttctctcatcaatcatttgcgcgcataatctaaggtcacctaccagtctgaaccacctctagtgatctatacgactagcatgtcggaaccctctcatggtctgtacgacatgcacctactttgatccaaggtgagcgtgcggtgcggtgaatactataagcactgacaccaggggtgcaggttatgagctctcaacataattcacatcatcaacaattcacatgaataacataaaactcacctgatactcacttgtgcgtccacagcaccaattcacatatatatgcatcaattactaattcatatcattcataatatgcatgcacggcatttgaaaaacatactttcatttaaattcaatttatgggaaaatcaatagtatataggtaaatacagaaaataactgcccactcactgataagtcgaagggtcgtaacccccgtgacatccctggatgcgctcgtcctcgggataggtaccacctatatgcgaaacaactaaaataacattatttaaagcacacaaccgacaattcgtaataacttctcatacggtgctcaatttgggtatatgaatataccacagtgacctactcgacgtcacggacgtcgaggtatttttagaaaaaaatttcgaggccgcacgcgcccccacgcgctgGGATGGGCATGGGTCCACGCGCGTCACCCCTAACctccagtcgccggactggttcgccggtcgccggaaaactggagatttttcaatcttcttgttctccgtcatttcttaaccatttttcacgtattttatatcaaaatgaagccctaagcatgtagaatcacgttacactactttaaggctctaaaaactacgaaatctcaccgaagaaattccaagaaaaccggccaacttcgaactcaacgatcccgacgtccaaaaccttcaaactaagcacTCCGAACTTCCTTatgacctcactaagctcactataagcttagaattccttgaaaatcaacacatcacgaatgcatgaacagtactcaaatcggacctcgggttttcaacgtgatttctaaggtttcttgttctaaaactagtaccaaacgACTCAGGAGgtcgaaaggatgaagaaccTTACCTTTTTGGTGTCGATCCGTGATGATTGGAGGGTTTTGGCCTTTGTCCGTACAATTTCGAGAGGGAGATAGAGACTAAAacgaagaggagagagagagagcacgggggaaggagagagagagggttgtcccgtgtgtgtgtggtccacccaaaaacaagtcacaatcaaattcttaaaatccctaaccacacaaaacatacataccaactttaatccaacttaaattatttttccaaAAGTTTAGGAATGTATGTATTTAGTCcaataatatgtcacacacacataccttagtaaccACTAAGGGCAATcccgtcatttcacgtcctcgataaataaaatcccgggacgggctgtgacactaaacccaccctctctctctcttggtgtaaataatatcgtttgttaaaaaaaaaaaaaaaaacttcatatccccattggtttttctttttcacaatttaatttaattacttGTTGCACGCTTATGCAAGCCAACTTTATGAATAATAGTaggtgtttatttttttattttatttttattttttggaagcaGGTGTTTTAATTTCTTAGGAACAATAGCATGTGGGGAATATCATATTAAAGGTTATCTTAAGAATAATTGCAGGTGGAAAacagtattttaatttttaacattttatgGTTGACGAGATTATAATGTAGGTGGGAAAATAGGACACTATGAGTGGATCTAGCAGCTCTCGAACTTTTTTTTGCACTAAATCTATTCACAAATTACGTGTTTCTACCCTTCTCTTATGTTTAGAAACTAATAATAAGTTTtaattgccacttagtactatggtctggtagtattcatcttttttataagtgagagatcttaggttcgattttcgccaactgcaaatttgaatcacattattgatagcgcattgtgaggctaagtccaaCCCCTCTCCTTAATGTATTACatcaattgttaaaaaaaaaagttttaattgGTTAGCATATCATATGATGAACACATTTCAATATATGTAATATCCTCATAACTTAAATTACCATTTTGTCTTTGAAAATTTCAATAATCTTGTAATAATTTCAACCAACGATTATTATAACAAAACTCATAAACAATATTGTAGTAACTGACAATTTGTCACACATGAGTGGCCTTAATTATTGTTTTCAACAACTaaactgaaattaaaaaaaattaaaaaataaaaactccaCACTGATAACCACATACAGGGAGGGAGATTTTTGTCCCAACACATATTTTAAGCATGAAATGGTCAACCATTTGAGGTTTTGCCGTCTTTACCAAACCCAGTGAGTGTGcgcctctttctctctctttatttattttctatttttggtGAAACATTCCGGTAACTAAAAGTTGTATTTTTAAAGtgattaaaaacacttttagatttcatgtgtttttttttaaatttaattgacgtatttattaaaaattagtttaaaaaatattttttctttgaataATTTCTAAACTGGTCttaaataattaatatttttatttaaattccattttgtattttcttattttgtttctcttgcatttttaaataatttcttttttacctttttaaGTCGTTTTTTTACGTTCCAACTGTACCTCTTGggggagaaatttttaattgtcaaGGGTACACAAGTGGCACATCACATGTTTCAATAGAagtgatgagaaattttattttttaagttattaactttttcgCATAAATATCCTATCATTTGTTTAGTAATGTGTGATGTACCATTCTGTGTACCGATCTCCCATGTTGGGGATAGGTATAAAAGAACATGCTGGAGTCGCCAGGTGACAAGTGGCTAAATGCTAGATAGTTTTCCCCCACGCGCCTTCTAATAGTCTTGAGACACACCTTCCAAGTGTGTGCAAATGACAAAGTTGCCGCACAACAAAATTTTAGGTCGGCGGAAAAATATTAGCATGTTGATATTATACAGTATTGCAACATAACACGTCAGAAAGtttcaaactatttttattagttttatttataataatggGAATTTTCACGAAAAATtctcggtactgtttactttaacgaaaaaccatatttttaaactaaaaagtcaattatgatactattcactttgccctttattttgtccttatcgttaaaactcgaagttttcaagtcattttcattagttttccttataataatttatttgataaataatttaaatataatttaataacaCAATATGTCTTACAGTTTAAAAAGATCATCAAATCAATTGTTAAAATTACAATTTGTCGATATAATTTGCCAACTAGTTCTTCGTAATATTCTACTATTTAATATTACATGCCAAATTTTCACATCCAGTTTACCAAATTAATGTCCCAGTtacaaaattttaattgataaataaataatctAAGTTTACAAACGAGATTCTACTCATAAATTACCCGTGTTTATAGtttgacaacaaaaaaaaaaagtatttcttATGAGATTttactaataaaataataaaaacttataatatgttttcctttaattaaaaaataaatatactctTCTCGAAACACTATCTACAAATTTGTTCAATTAACAATCTTGACGAGATGCTGTTTTAGACAAtgtaaagattttttttttaaataattaaataacgcTCTTACTCATTAATGTTAATTTTAAGATTTCATTAACAACAACTTTCGTTCaagtaattataaaaagtaGATCTAAACTCCAACGTGAAAAATAATCCATATAGATAAATTTTTATGACATATGTTTTATCGATGCCTAACAACGACATTTTGCTCGTATTAACAATAAAggtaagggaaattttatttggaccCAATTATCTTATCTATACACCCAACTAATAATTTTTATCTATCAAACTTCCAAGTTTACCCTTAAATATATAAGaataagagaagaaaagaaaataaacattgGTGTTTTTATCTCTACATCCCATAACTCCAAAACTAAGACACCAGTGCACTCTTCCATTATTTCTAGCAAAACCACCCAAATAACAGCAAAATATTCTCTTGAGTTCATCACCGAGTCAGCTTGCTAGAAACCCTTATCAGCCCTCATTTATAATTTCAGTGTAGGTTTTCAGCTGATATGTTTACTTGTTTGAACCATTATCTTGGAGTTGGCTACTTGCATAAATTATTAAAACTAACAAGTTAACTTGCTAGAAGCCCTTGTTGCTATCTCTTCTAAATAGACACTGACATGGAAACTTTTTTCTCATATTGCAGAAATTTGTTTCTTGTCCAATGAATTGGTAAGAAGTTTTCTCTACTAAAATTATAAATGAGGGCCGCTAAGGGTTTCATGCAACAAGGGTTCTAGCAAGCTTACTTGTTGATGAACTCAGAAGAATATTTTGTTGTCATTTGGGTGTGTTTCGCGGGAAATAATGAAGGAGTACAGATGTGTGCCTTTTTTTGAATTATTGAGTGTAGAGATAAAAACAccaatgtttaattttttatattttcttattcttatttatttaaggGCAAACTTGAAAGTTTagtagagaaatttttttagatgGGTATAGAGATAAGATAGTTGggtccaaataaaatttctctaaaggtaaatttcttgattttcttaAGGGCCAAACAAGAGGAAGCGTGCTTCCACGCGCATATGCTTGCGTCTCAAACTATAAATCCTCGGGTCTTCACGACAGAGccattacataaaaaaaaacaggaaATAGAGGGGCCAAAACTCAaataaaagtataaaaaataatattattttccaaaataaatacataaaataagttattaatttttttgcttccgggagaaagaaaataaaaataattataaaaaggaaaattcagaaattaagAAACCGGCTGCTGTAAACACCAaaaaccagagagagagagagagagagagaggagagagagagagtgctgCTGATCAAATTTTCTGCTCAATAGAATTTACACGCAGGAAGCGTCTCTGAAAAGCATAAGATTGTTGCTGTTGGCGAAATCGAAGCTTTCAGAAACCCAGTTGggtttgtttaattttgtaaattcgtttttaatttggGAAATTTGGAAGATTTTGAATTTTGGGATTTAGGGTTATTGATTTCTGAGGGTGGTTGTGTGATCGGTGAGAATTTGATTGATTTGGGATTTTGGGTTGTGTTGAATGGGTCGTGGTTTGATTAGTAGTTGTAGATTttgagagagggggagagattTGTGGATGATTTCTGTGCGGACTAGGGATGCAAGGGAGGGGGTAGAATTAGGGTTTGGTGGTCGGAGAGAGATGGAGGATACTGAGCTTGAAGAAGGCGAAGCTTGCTCTTCACACATCAATGAATACGATTCCAACATCGATGCTCTCTCTTACATCGTAAGCGTATAGcacataaataaacacatatatgtatatatacacgtAGATTTGTATGTACATGTGTTTTTGCTGCTTATTGGTTTTGAATTGCTAGAAACTTTTCGGGTTGACTTGTATCGGTTTGCTAGATCCGAGCTAATGGAGTTTTTGAATTTGAATACTTTGGTTGTGTTAAGAATTTAAGGGTACGTAATGGAATGAGAACTTTTTATTGAATTAAATTGGTGTAGAAATCTCTTACTTGAGTTTAAGAAGtttaaaaatttgatatttgctTTGAGGGAGCGGAAACTGTAGTTTAGGATTTCGTTACTTAGCTCATGTTCTTGTCATGTAATTGCGTTGCTAACATATCGTATTCATCCACTTTGTAATGTGAGTATGTATCCCTCTTTGACTTATGGACGGGCGTGAAAATGCTGTTTTGAGAGGTTGGATCATGTAATAATTGGAATTTGCACTGAACTTACTGGTTATGATAACGGTTTAACGTGCCATAGAACTTCCCTTGCATACGATTCAGTTTTGGAGTCTCTGTATCCATATTGGGCTACTGTGTAGTTATGATTTATGCGGGATAGTAAAATCTGAATGTTAGAAATCAAGTTTTGTGGAATTTATCTATGCTTCAAATGCAATGGGTGACCTTCAAAATCTCAAAACCCCAGTTTTGATacttgttttaagtatttttgtaGGGTCATGAAGTGTGATTGCTCTAGGTAATTAATATTTGGTAGCTCGACATTGTAGTATCTTAAATCTTAAAGATGCCTGAATCCTATGAAGAGTGTTACTGAAGTATAACCGCCTTGTTTCTAGCTCTTACTATTACTTAACGTCTTTTTGTCGAGCTTTGCATTTTAATGATTCATATTGCTCTCTCTGGTATTAGGATGATAGAATTCAGGATGTTTTGGGACACTTCCAGAAAGAATTTGAAGGTGAGGTATCTGCGGAGAATTTGGGTAAGTCAATAGAACGGAATTACATTATCTCTTGTGCTTGAGAGATGCATTAATTTGGAGTTCCTTCTCTTTAAGTAATGAGTTGGCAATCAATACATTGAAACAGGGGCAAAGTGGGGTGGGTATGGCTCTTTTTTACCGTCCTATCAGCGGTCTCCAGTGTGGTCTCATCCGAAGACTCCACAAAAAGTTCACAACTACAGCTTACTCAAATCTCCCAACAATTTGAAACTTGAGGTATCAACTTTATCAGCATATAATTTCCTACTTATATCTAGTTCTGTACAGATAAATCTTTGTCTCTGTTGGTTTCTTTGACAATTCTCAGTTTACTTGAGCatctttcattatttttccGCACAGTCTGGTCAACGTAACAATGCAGTTTGTTATAATACACCTCAGTCAGTGGGAGTAGGACCTGCTTCTACTGGTTCCACTTCGCTTGTTGTACCAAAGGCACCCTCATTAGTTCAACCTGACCAGTACGCTCCTCGGCATGAATCTGCAAACAAGAAAGCTATCAATTCATCAGACCAGAAAACATTGAAGGTGCGAATTAAAGTGGGATCAGATAACTTGTCGACACGAAAAAATGCTATCTACAGTGGGCTTGGCCTTGATACCACACCGTCTTCCTCACTAGATGATAGCCCTTCAGAGAGTGAAGGGATATCTCATGAGCCTCGAGATGCCCCATTTGAATCTCCCACCAGTATTCTTCAGGTGAATCATCTCCCTGTAATATTCAGATGTTTTctgttttagaaatagtgtgcTTAAACTGAAACATTTATTTTGGCGCCGCTCTGGAGCAGATTATGACATCCTTTCCGGTGCATGAGGATATGATGTCACCTCTTCATGACGACCTCATTTACTTGATTGAAAAGGAAAAGCTTCTAAAAGAGGGTACAGCGAGTGGAACTCATACCATGGAGGGTGGTGAGAAAGTATCAAGAGCAAGGAAAACAAAATCGGTCGAAAGAAATGATTTGGCTGGAAAGGTTCAGGAAGATAGAAAAGTAAATTTAAGCGATGACGTTTTGGCTCATCCAAAGAAAGAGGGCCGTTGCAGAGGAGAGAAAACTTATGAATTGGTAAAAGGTGACTTAAATGTTTCCAAAGGGAGGAAAGCTTTAAATACTGAAATCATGGACCATTCAAAGCAGAAAATCAATCAGAAGGCTGGATTGCATGAGATGGATGATACAAGACTATATTCTGGGAAGGAGTATCCGCTACCCGGGGAAAAAAAGAAACCGAAGGAAAGTCAGAGTACCCCAGTTGCTGAGATGCCAAAAGAAAGCTCAAGGGTTTGTTCTTCTTCAGTGCCCAAGATGAAGAGCACGCATGTGAACAGTTCTAATACTGATCAAAGTAGGGATACATATAGAGATCTGTTTGGGGATATAGATGAAAATAaccaaataaatttatttgAACTTCCCCTTGAAGAGAAGCTTAAGGACACTGATGCTGTTGCAAAAAGCACACCTGTAGTTAACAGTACATCAAGGGAGAGACAAAATGGCAATAAATTTGATAAACCATCATCAATTGCAGACTCACATCCTATGATGGCTTCAAATATACTCCCACGTTCTGGAAATGGGCCCGTGTCTGCTGTGCCTCCTGCTACAGGGGCTCCTGCACTGATAAAAGATAATTGGGTGTGTTGTGACAAGTGTCTGAAATGGCGGCTTCTTCCATATGGTACAAACCCGGAGAGCCTACCTGAAAAGTGGCTGTGTAGCATGCTTAATTGGCTGTAAGTTCCTTTCTAGTAGGCATTTTCTAACCTATCACTACATTCATTATATTACATGGTATATCGCTATATCCACAAAACCTGAACTGGTATATTGATAATATATGCCATTTTATAATGTGTAATGACTGTTCATTCCAATCTCTGCCTctctgttctctctctctctgaagcTTGATCTCTTGATTCAAATTTAGGCCTGGGATGAATCGGTGTAATGTAAACGAGGATGAAACAACAGAAAAGACGAAAGCTCTAATTCCACAGTACCAAGTTTCTGCCCCTGAGAGTCAAAGTAATCTGCCTAGAAATCCTGGTTTAATGGAAGGAGTGGCATTGACTAAGCCTCTGAACCCTGACCAAAACCTTGAAAATTTTGGTTTGCCTGGCATGCCTAGtagtggaaagaaaaaaaatggagcaAAAGAATTGCCAAATGCAACTAATAAGGATGGTTCCATTCAGTTTCCAAACTCCATGAAGAAAACCGTGCAGGCATCAGTGAAGAGTAGAAGCTTGAATGATGTGAATCAGTCTCCACTGCCAAGTGAACCTGATTTGCAGCAGCTAAGCAAGTCCAGTGACATGACTGTGGAGAAACGGAAACACAAGTACAGGGAGAAGCATAGAGATTTAGAGCCCTCTACTAGGGGAGGTATGGCTTATGAAGCAGCGTtttttctttgtcctttttaagCCATCCTTAATCATGTTGAATGCTATTTACTTACTAATAAAGCACGTCAAACAGGTGACATCAAGAATTTAAAGATAAAGAGCAGAAGAGACTCCGTTCCAGATTCTTCTCGAGCTTCCAAGAAAATCAAGACTGAAGTTAAACATATTAATGATGAAGGATGGACATCAGACTACAATTGGGCAGTTGGGGAGGTAGGTCCTAGCTCAAGTGGTGCTGCAGCAGGGAAAGATCAAATTAAGAATAGGTCACATGCTGCTTCTATTACAAAAACAAAGGATGAAGTTTTCTTAAAAAGTCGATCCTTAGATGTGGGAAACTGTGATTCTAGAGGTAGAtcaaaaaagagaaaagtgaaGGAATCCTCTGACATGGGTTCCCTTCCAGCTACAGGGTGTTATGTTGAGGATCATTCAGTTGCTGTGAAGGAGGAGTTTAGTGAGAACGACCGCAGGAAAGAAAAGAAGGCAAGGACTTCTAAATCTGATGGAAAAGAGTCTAGTGCAAGCAAAGGAAGTGGTAGAACAGACAAAAAGAGCAGCCATACAAAGAACCAACAACATAGAAAAGATATTGGCAGCAGTTTAACTCACCGGAGTAGGAATGGTATGGATTCCTTGAAAAAAGATTTGGGATCTGTACAGGTTCCTATGGCTGCAACTTCAAGCTCCTCCAAAATCTCTGGTTCCCAGAAAACCAAATCCAGCTTTCAGGAAGTTAAAGGTTCACCCGTAGAATCCGTCTCATCTTCACCTATGAGAATCTTGAATCCCGATAAGCTTACATCAGTAGGCAGGGATCTCATTGGAAAGGATGAGTCACAAAATGCTGGTCATTTTGCCATAGGTAGCCCAAGAAGATGCTCAGATGGCGAAGATGATGGTGCGAGCGATCGATCTGCTACAGCGAGGAAGGACAAAGTTTCCACCGTGGCTTATCATGGGTCTCATGAGTCTTCTGTGCTTGATTTCCAGGACAGAGATTCTAATCACATATCTGGTGGTAAAGGTAGAGGGCAGGTTGCCCCATCGCCGGATATCACAAATGGTCTTTCTATGAATGGTGCTTTGGGTAATTCAGGTCAAGATACTGGGTGTCCTAAACCTTTGGCTTCTAATCAATTTGGTGGTGAATACAGAGAGAATGGAAAGCATTATAACTCTAATGGATCTCACCCAAGAAAGTCAGGGAAGGGATACTCTTCTTCATGGTTAAAGGACAAGAATGGGAGCTTTGAATCTGATTTGGACATTGGTGAGGCCAAGAATTCTAAAGTTCTCAGTGAACAGAAGGATCATTCACCCTCCCATGGAATAAAACCCGGGGATGGTAAAAACAAGTGTGGGTCTAAATCTGGTCAAACTGAGAACAAATATGTCAGCAAGAAAGATGTTACTGGAAAATCTTCCTTTGAGAGCAGTAAAAGGGAAGGTCAGTCGAATTTCGGGGGGCATGATGGCCCAGATGTTAAGCCAGAAATCATTTGCAAAAAAGATGCAATTTCTACTCCCAAGCAGAATTCGCTGCAAGATTGTGATGGTGAAAG
This window of the Malus domestica chromosome 03, GDT2T_hap1 genome carries:
- the LOC103432706 gene encoding cysteine-tryptophan domain-containing zinc finger protein 3-like isoform X2, with amino-acid sequence MISVRTRDAREGVELGFGGRREMEDTELEEGEACSSHINEYDSNIDALSYIDDRIQDVLGHFQKEFEGAKWGGYGSFLPSYQRSPVWSHPKTPQKVHNYSLLKSPNNLKLESGQRNNAVCYNTPQSVGVGPASTGSTSLVVPKAPSLVQPDQYAPRHESANKKAINSSDQKTLKVRIKVGSDNLSTRKNAIYSGLGLDTTPSSSLDDSPSESEGISHEPRDAPFESPTSILQIMTSFPVHEDMMSPLHDDLIYLIEKEKLLKEGTASGTHTMEGGEKVSRARKTKSVERNDLAGKVQEDRKVNLSDDVLAHPKKEGRCRGEKTYELVKGDLNVSKGRKALNTEIMDHSKQKINQKAGLHEMDDTRLYSGKEYPLPGEKKKPKESQSTPVAEMPKESSRVCSSSVPKMKSTHVNSSNTDQSRDTYRDLFGDIDENNQINLFELPLEEKLKDTDAVAKSTPVVNSTSRERQNGNKFDKPSSIADSHPMMASNILPRSGNGPVSAVPPATGAPALIKDNWVCCDKCLKWRLLPYGTNPESLPEKWLCSMLNWLPGMNRCNVNEDETTEKTKALIPQYQVSAPESQSNLPRNPGLMEGVALTKPLNPDQNLENFGLPGMPSSGKKKNGAKELPNATNKDGSIQFPNSMKKTVQASVKSRSLNDVNQSPLPSEPDLQQLSKSSDMTVEKRKHKYREKHRDLEPSTRGGDIKNLKIKSRRDSVPDSSRASKKIKTEVKHINDEGWTSDYNWAVGEVGPSSSGAAAGKDQIKNRSHAASITKTKDEVFLKSRSLDVGNCDSRGRSKKRKVKESSDMGSLPATGCYVEDHSVAVKEEFSENDRRKEKKARTSKSDGKESSASKGSGRTDKKSSHTKNQQHRKDIGSSLTHRSRNGMDSLKKDLGSVQVPMAATSSSSKISGSQKTKSSFQEVKGSPVESVSSSPMRILNPDKLTSVGRDLIGKDESQNAGHFAIGSPRRCSDGEDDGASDRSATARKDKVSTVAYHGSHESSVLDFQDRDSNHISGGKGRGQVAPSPDITNGLSMNGALGNSGQDTGCPKPLASNQFGGEYRENGKHYNSNGSHPRKSGKGYSSSWLKDKNGSFESDLDIGEAKNSKVLSEQKDHSPSHGIKPGDGKNKCGSKSGQTENKYVSKKDVTGKSSFESSKREGQSNFGGHDGPDVKPEIICKKDAISTPKQNSLQDCDGERFSKIPSGKTERVDAGSVRGKSLPLPTSGGAQNETTTRCPRPAVGSQKGNGADSSQVDASEGNDALKQIQTRKVDNQNGTQHISSRHLLQNGHSARDIDAPSPVRRDSSSQAVTSALKEAKDLKHLADRVKNTGSTSESTGFYFQAAVKFLHAASLLENIDSAKHNDMTQCMQMYSSTAKLCKFCAHEYEKAKDMAAAALAYKCMEVAYMRAVYCSHASASRDRFELQRALQLVPPGESPSSSASDVDNLNNPSTVDKVALPKGVSSPQVAGNHVIAARNRPNFLRILNFTQDVNFAMEASRKSRLAFAAANTNTGDAKRSEGISAIKRALDFHFQDVEGLLHLVRLAMDAISR